One window of Candidatus Mycobacterium wuenschmannii genomic DNA carries:
- a CDS encoding DUF58 domain-containing protein, with translation MGKHLNRAKQYFGTDNRGLLEGGRYALLHTRSLEFDDLRPYVAGDDVRDIDWKASARSGSVLIKRFVSEKHHKILVIADAGRNMNALAPSGEFKRDIATNIIGAIGLITLGRSDEIGLVYGDSRGSVNTRNRRGETHIESLLDRFYGHTVSEPGTSDIVTQLLYAATGYRRRMLIVVVSDEPDTDGRLSDALQQLAGRHELMWAMVSDMAAVGSSETEADGFDINTGAFVLNGATLGPRVIAAYRRAEHDRVAALDAFMTERSIRYTRIGASSELRAQLVGLTESFRHAN, from the coding sequence ATGGGCAAGCATCTCAACCGCGCGAAACAATACTTCGGCACCGACAACCGTGGGCTGCTCGAGGGCGGCCGCTACGCGCTATTGCACACCCGCAGTCTGGAATTCGACGACCTGCGGCCTTATGTGGCCGGAGACGACGTGCGCGACATTGACTGGAAAGCCTCGGCGCGCTCCGGCTCGGTGCTGATCAAACGCTTCGTCTCGGAGAAGCATCACAAGATCCTGGTGATCGCCGACGCGGGTCGCAATATGAATGCCCTCGCGCCCAGCGGGGAATTCAAACGTGACATCGCCACCAACATCATCGGTGCGATCGGGCTGATCACCCTGGGCAGGTCCGACGAAATCGGTTTGGTCTATGGCGATTCGCGCGGATCGGTGAATACCCGCAACCGTCGCGGCGAGACACACATCGAATCGCTGCTCGACCGCTTTTACGGCCACACCGTGAGCGAGCCGGGCACCAGTGACATCGTCACCCAATTGCTCTACGCCGCAACCGGTTATCGACGGCGCATGCTGATCGTCGTCGTGTCCGACGAACCCGATACCGACGGGCGCCTGTCCGACGCCTTGCAGCAGCTGGCCGGGCGCCACGAGCTGATGTGGGCGATGGTGTCGGATATGGCCGCCGTCGGCTCATCGGAGACCGAGGCCGACGGATTCGACATCAACACCGGCGCTTTCGTGCTCAACGGCGCCACGTTGGGTCCGCGGGTCATTGCCGCCTACCGACGGGCGGAGCACGACCGGGTGGCGGCGCTCGACGCATTCATGACCGAGCGGTCGATTCGTTATACCCGCATCGGCGCCAGCAGCGAACTGCGCGCGCAACTGGTCGGCCTGACCGAGAGCTTTCGCCATGCAAACTGA
- a CDS encoding AAA family ATPase: MTTTRVQQQQPDPQQMQTAQRIVGAVSQVFADKVVGQDNLRETLLIGLLAGGHVLLESVPGLAKTTAARVIAEAVDGGFNRIQCTPDLLPSDIIGTQIYDAARNSFVTQLGPVHTNICLLDEINRSSAKTQSAMLEAMEERQTTIAGTNYPIPEPFLVIATQNPVDQEGTYPLSEAQTDRFLLKEILRYPSPQEEVEVMFRIDSGVYDKNRPARHVVGLEDIRHLQRVVAAVHMDQGLMHYASQLVGVTRNPQQFLPPQLARVVEYGASPRATIAFCKAARAHAVLRGRNYVVPDDVAKVAHRVLRHRLILGFEAAAANITPETVIDAVLQSVRVP, translated from the coding sequence ATGACCACGACCCGGGTGCAGCAACAGCAGCCCGACCCTCAGCAGATGCAGACGGCCCAGCGCATCGTGGGCGCGGTTTCACAGGTGTTCGCCGACAAAGTGGTCGGTCAGGACAACCTTCGCGAAACATTGCTGATCGGTCTGCTCGCCGGTGGGCACGTCCTGCTGGAAAGCGTTCCGGGGCTTGCCAAGACGACAGCAGCACGCGTGATCGCCGAGGCGGTCGACGGCGGGTTCAACCGTATCCAGTGCACCCCGGATCTATTGCCCAGCGACATCATCGGAACCCAGATCTACGACGCGGCGCGAAATTCCTTCGTCACGCAACTGGGTCCCGTGCATACCAACATCTGCCTGCTCGACGAGATCAACCGGAGCAGCGCCAAGACGCAGAGCGCGATGCTGGAGGCGATGGAGGAACGGCAGACGACCATTGCGGGTACCAATTACCCGATCCCCGAACCGTTTCTGGTCATCGCCACCCAGAACCCGGTCGACCAGGAGGGCACCTACCCGCTGTCCGAAGCCCAGACCGATCGGTTCCTACTCAAGGAGATCTTGCGTTACCCCTCCCCGCAGGAGGAGGTCGAGGTGATGTTCAGAATCGACTCCGGCGTCTACGACAAGAATCGCCCGGCGCGTCATGTCGTTGGGCTGGAGGACATTCGGCATCTGCAACGCGTGGTCGCGGCCGTGCACATGGACCAGGGGCTGATGCACTATGCCAGTCAGCTCGTCGGCGTCACCCGCAACCCACAGCAGTTTCTGCCGCCGCAGCTCGCGCGGGTGGTCGAGTACGGCGCCAGTCCCCGCGCCACGATCGCGTTCTGTAAAGCCGCGCGCGCCCACGCCGTGCTGCGTGGCCGCAATTACGTCGTCCCCGACGATGTCGCCAAGGTGGCGCACCGGGTCCTGCGGCACCGGCTCATCCTCGGATTCGAGGCCGCCGCAGCCAACATCACGCCCGAGACCGTGATCGACGCCGTCCTGCAGAGCGTGCGCGTCCCGTAG
- a CDS encoding ATP-binding protein codes for MSAVVVSRSHSGPADGETVAHMRNRVRDWLSCTVDVDAQRVCDIVLAVGEALANSAEHAYRDHAVTGTMTLTIVYDSGRAAVELIVGDDGTWIEPSDSASVSSFRGRGLRLIRALSDDCRVQGHPGGTTVRMQFLQCPPRDESATKAS; via the coding sequence ATGTCTGCCGTAGTGGTGAGCCGTAGCCACAGCGGGCCTGCGGACGGTGAAACCGTCGCGCACATGCGAAATCGGGTCCGCGACTGGCTGAGCTGCACGGTCGACGTCGACGCCCAGCGGGTGTGCGACATCGTATTGGCGGTCGGCGAAGCGCTGGCTAACTCCGCGGAACACGCGTATCGGGACCACGCCGTAACCGGCACCATGACGCTGACGATCGTCTACGACTCGGGGCGCGCGGCCGTCGAACTCATCGTCGGCGATGACGGCACCTGGATCGAGCCCAGCGACAGCGCCTCGGTAAGCAGCTTTCGAGGACGAGGCCTGCGGTTGATCCGAGCGTTGAGTGACGACTGCCGCGTGCAGGGTCACCCTGGCGGCACGACCGTGCGTATGCAATTCCTGCAGTGCCCACCCCGCGACGAGTCGGCCACCAAGGCCAGCTGA
- a CDS encoding DUF1942 domain-containing protein produces MRFSSFAHKTATTAIGIAAAGVLSAAPALADPEALAFGQQAEISSMGGTINYTVGDLQPSGHNDGVWYSDITAVGVSGNATPNIADFNARAANSSTFAVMKGNEVDGLPEGPLPLGTPVKGKLYFNVRNGTNPDSVVYRDAGGTDKVVWKS; encoded by the coding sequence ATGCGATTTTCTTCATTCGCGCACAAGACGGCGACGACTGCAATCGGTATTGCGGCGGCCGGAGTTCTTTCGGCTGCCCCCGCTCTCGCCGACCCGGAAGCGCTTGCATTCGGACAGCAGGCCGAGATTTCCAGCATGGGCGGCACTATCAACTACACCGTGGGTGACTTGCAGCCCAGCGGCCACAACGACGGCGTCTGGTACTCCGACATCACGGCGGTCGGGGTCAGCGGCAACGCCACCCCGAATATCGCCGACTTCAATGCCCGGGCGGCCAACAGTTCGACGTTCGCGGTCATGAAGGGCAACGAGGTCGACGGTCTGCCCGAGGGACCGCTGCCGCTGGGCACGCCGGTCAAGGGCAAGCTCTACTTCAACGTTCGCAACGGAACCAACCCCGACAGCGTCGTCTACCGCGACGCCGGCGGCACCGACAAGGTGGTCTGGAAAAGCTAA
- a CDS encoding adenosylcobinamide amidohydrolase — translation MEHGRPTPVLLWRFAEPRLCISSGPLGGGIGLRDWAINATVPLDYQRTDPDRHLMEIAARLDLSGSGCGLLTAVDVSRHHHASDGGVCASATVGLSSPTWAAAPDGHFRRELPSGAFPVGTINIVVAAPVQLSPAALVNAAATATEAKVQALHEAGLLATGTASDAIVVHCPTGGSAEAFGGPRSTFGARIARAVHAAVLAGAESWMSEVGRPSVNR, via the coding sequence ATGGAGCACGGCCGGCCAACGCCCGTCCTGCTCTGGCGATTCGCCGAGCCTCGACTGTGCATCTCGTCGGGCCCGCTCGGCGGCGGTATCGGGCTCCGGGATTGGGCGATCAATGCGACGGTCCCACTCGATTACCAACGGACCGATCCCGACCGGCACCTGATGGAGATCGCCGCCCGGCTCGACCTTTCGGGCTCCGGTTGCGGCCTGCTCACGGCGGTCGATGTATCGCGGCACCACCACGCCTCCGACGGCGGCGTGTGTGCATCGGCCACCGTCGGCCTGTCCAGTCCGACTTGGGCGGCCGCGCCAGACGGACACTTCCGTCGCGAATTGCCCTCTGGCGCATTCCCAGTGGGGACGATCAACATCGTGGTGGCGGCACCGGTCCAGCTGTCTCCGGCGGCCCTGGTCAACGCCGCCGCCACCGCGACGGAAGCGAAGGTGCAAGCGCTGCACGAGGCGGGGTTACTGGCGACGGGGACCGCATCGGACGCGATCGTCGTGCACTGTCCGACCGGCGGTTCCGCGGAAGCGTTCGGTGGGCCGCGTTCGACGTTCGGCGCCCGCATCGCGCGGGCGGTCCACGCCGCCGTGCTCGCCGGCGCCGAGTCGTGGATGTCAGAAGTCGGTCGGCCTTCCGTCAATCGTTGA
- a CDS encoding cytochrome P450 yields the protein MTATLSYAPRFELATAETWANPWPMYRALRDHDPVHRVVPVSKPEDDYYVLTRHADIWAAAKDHETFSSAKGLTINYGDLEMIGLADNPPMVMQDPPVHTEFRKLVARGFTPRQVEAVEPKVREFVVERLDRLIADGGGDIVADLFKPLPSMVVAHYLGVPEEDRGQFDGWTEAIVAANTADGGIASALESVGEAVGSMMAYFGELVERRRKEPGDDTISHLVAAGVGADGDIAGTLSILAFVFTMITGGNDTTTGMLGGAVQLLHQRPDQRRLLADNLDLIPASVDEFLRLTSPAQALARTVTRDVTVGDTTIPEGRRVLLVYGSGNRDERHFGSNAGELDVERQPRNLVTFSHGAHHCLGAAAARMQSRVALDELLTRCPDFEVDESGIVWAGGSYVRRPLAVPFRVT from the coding sequence ATGACAGCCACTTTGTCTTACGCACCGAGGTTCGAGCTTGCCACCGCCGAAACGTGGGCGAACCCCTGGCCGATGTACCGCGCGCTGCGCGATCACGACCCGGTGCACCGTGTCGTTCCGGTGAGTAAGCCCGAGGACGACTACTACGTACTGACCCGGCACGCCGACATCTGGGCCGCAGCCAAGGACCACGAAACCTTCTCCTCGGCCAAGGGTCTGACCATCAACTACGGCGACCTGGAAATGATTGGACTGGCGGACAATCCGCCCATGGTGATGCAGGATCCGCCCGTGCACACCGAGTTTCGCAAGCTGGTGGCGCGCGGTTTCACCCCGCGGCAGGTCGAGGCGGTCGAGCCCAAAGTTCGCGAGTTCGTCGTGGAGCGCCTCGATCGGCTGATCGCTGACGGCGGCGGCGACATCGTCGCGGACCTGTTCAAGCCGTTGCCGTCGATGGTGGTGGCGCACTACCTCGGCGTTCCCGAAGAGGACCGCGGCCAGTTCGACGGCTGGACCGAGGCAATCGTCGCGGCCAACACCGCCGACGGTGGCATCGCCTCCGCGCTGGAAAGTGTCGGCGAGGCGGTCGGGTCGATGATGGCCTACTTCGGTGAGCTGGTCGAACGCCGGCGCAAAGAGCCCGGCGACGACACCATCTCGCACCTGGTCGCCGCGGGCGTCGGCGCGGACGGCGACATCGCCGGCACGCTGTCGATTCTGGCGTTCGTCTTCACGATGATCACCGGCGGAAACGACACCACCACCGGAATGCTGGGCGGCGCAGTGCAACTGCTGCACCAGCGGCCGGATCAGCGACGCCTGCTGGCCGACAACCTCGACCTGATCCCGGCCTCAGTCGACGAGTTCCTTCGGCTGACCTCCCCCGCTCAGGCATTGGCCCGCACGGTGACCCGGGACGTGACCGTCGGCGACACCACCATTCCCGAGGGGCGACGGGTGTTGCTGGTCTACGGCTCCGGCAACCGGGACGAGCGCCACTTCGGCTCGAATGCAGGCGAACTCGATGTCGAACGGCAACCACGCAACCTGGTGACGTTCAGCCACGGCGCGCACCACTGCCTCGGCGCCGCCGCCGCCCGCATGCAGTCCCGGGTGGCGCTAGATGAATTGCTCACGCGCTGCCCGGATTTCGAGGTCGACGAGTCGGGTATCGTCTGGGCCGGCGGCAGCTACGTGCGCCGTCCGCTGGCGGTGCCGTTCCGGGTCACGTAG
- a CDS encoding TetR/AcrR family transcriptional regulator produces the protein MPASDWLAERRTEVAADRILDAAEALFTRQDPGSVGMNEIARAAGCSRATLYRYFENREALRAAYVARETHRLSESIDVDHIKDPQERLVTGIITTLRLVRESPALSAWFATSAGPLGAELAEQSDVISGLASAFVTSLGDDHPANVVGRGRWLVRVITSLLIFPGHDEADERAMLAEFVAPVVVPADEISRALG, from the coding sequence ATGCCGGCCAGCGACTGGCTCGCCGAGCGTCGCACCGAGGTGGCCGCCGACCGCATCCTCGACGCGGCCGAAGCACTGTTCACCCGACAGGATCCCGGTTCGGTCGGCATGAACGAAATCGCCAGAGCGGCAGGATGTTCCCGCGCGACGCTGTACCGCTACTTCGAAAATCGCGAGGCACTGCGCGCCGCCTACGTGGCCCGAGAGACCCACCGACTGTCCGAATCGATCGACGTCGACCACATCAAGGACCCACAGGAGCGTCTGGTCACCGGCATCATCACCACGTTGCGCCTGGTTCGCGAAAGCCCCGCATTGTCGGCGTGGTTCGCGACGAGCGCGGGCCCACTCGGCGCCGAGCTGGCGGAACAGTCCGACGTGATCAGCGGATTGGCCTCGGCGTTCGTCACGTCGCTGGGCGACGATCACCCGGCGAATGTGGTCGGCCGTGGACGCTGGCTGGTTCGGGTGATCACCTCGCTGCTGATCTTCCCGGGCCACGACGAAGCCGACGAGCGGGCGATGCTCGCAGAGTTCGTCGCCCCGGTCGTGGTGCCGGCCGATGAGATCAGTCGCGCACTCGGGTGA
- a CDS encoding acyltransferase family protein: MTQADTSAQGGLEQVAGPDRVASLTGIRAVAALLVVGTHAAYTTGKYIEGYFGLFVSRMEMGVPIFFVLSGFLLFRPWVKSAATGGPDPSVKRYARHRVRRIMPAYVITVLIAYVIYHFRHAGPNFGHTWFGLLRNLTLTQIYTFNYMRGYLHQGLTQMWSLAVEASFYVLLPLLAYLLLVVLCRRQWRPKLLLLGIAGLALISPAWLVGVHLTTSIPNGARLWLPTYLIWFLTGMALTVLQRMGVRCYAFMALPLAAICYVIASTPIAGDPTTSPLGMSQALYKAVFYAAISGLAVAPLALGNEGLYARLLASRPMVWLGEISYEIFLIHLVTMEFAMVYIMQDHVYTGSMAGLFVATMVITIPPAWLLHRFTRVRD, from the coding sequence ATGACCCAGGCCGACACGTCGGCCCAGGGCGGGCTAGAACAGGTGGCCGGCCCCGATCGCGTCGCGTCGCTGACCGGTATTCGTGCCGTCGCAGCGCTTCTCGTGGTGGGCACTCACGCGGCCTACACCACAGGTAAGTACATCGAGGGCTACTTCGGGCTGTTCGTGTCGCGGATGGAGATGGGCGTCCCGATCTTCTTCGTGCTGTCCGGATTCCTGCTGTTTCGACCGTGGGTGAAATCGGCGGCGACGGGTGGTCCGGATCCGTCGGTCAAGCGTTACGCCCGGCACCGGGTGCGGCGCATCATGCCGGCGTACGTCATCACGGTGCTGATCGCCTACGTCATCTACCACTTCCGCCATGCCGGACCGAATTTCGGCCACACCTGGTTCGGGCTCTTACGCAATCTGACGCTGACCCAGATTTACACGTTCAACTACATGCGAGGCTATCTGCATCAGGGCCTGACCCAGATGTGGAGCCTGGCCGTGGAGGCGTCGTTCTACGTGTTGTTGCCGTTGCTGGCTTACCTGCTGTTGGTGGTCTTGTGTCGACGGCAGTGGCGCCCAAAGCTTTTGCTGCTCGGCATCGCGGGCCTGGCTCTGATTTCGCCGGCATGGTTGGTGGGAGTGCACCTCACCACCTCGATTCCCAACGGCGCCCGGCTGTGGCTGCCCACCTACCTGATCTGGTTTCTCACCGGCATGGCGCTGACGGTGCTGCAGCGAATGGGTGTGCGCTGCTACGCGTTTATGGCCTTGCCGCTCGCCGCGATCTGCTACGTGATCGCGTCCACCCCGATCGCGGGGGACCCCACCACGTCGCCACTCGGGATGTCGCAAGCGCTGTATAAGGCGGTGTTCTACGCGGCGATCTCCGGCCTGGCGGTGGCGCCGCTGGCGTTGGGCAACGAGGGTCTGTACGCGCGTCTACTGGCGAGCAGGCCGATGGTGTGGCTCGGCGAGATCTCCTACGAGATCTTCTTGATCCATTTGGTGACAATGGAATTCGCGATGGTCTACATCATGCAGGACCACGTCTACACCGGCTCGATGGCGGGTCTGTTCGTGGCGACGATGGTGATCACCATCCCGCCGGCGTGGTTGCTGCACCGGTTCACCCGAGTGCGCGACTGA
- a CDS encoding DEAD/DEAH box helicase has translation MSAPHDDTVTFADLQIHPSVLQALSEVGYESPSAIQAATIPALMEGSDVVGLAQTGTGKTAAFAVPILSKIDTGSKATQALVLAPTRELALQVAEAFSRYGAHLPQINVLPIYGGSSYGVQLAGLKRGAQVVVGTPGRVIDHLERGTLDLSHVDYLVLDEADEMLTMGFAEEVERILAETPEYKQVALFSATMPPAIRKLSAKYLHDPTEVKVEAKTATAENISQRYIQVEGRRKMDALTRVLEVEPFEAMIVFVRTKQATEEVAEKLRARGFSASAINGDIPQAVRERTIAALKEGGAKGIDILVATDVAARGLDVERISHVLNYDIPHDTESYVHRIGRTGRAGRSGSALLFVSPRERHLLKAIEKATRQKLTEAQLPSVDDVNAQRVAKFADSITDSLGSPGLDLFRRLVADYERDHDVPMADIAAALALQSRDGEAFLLAPEPPPERRTREYQDRPARGPRGAGEGPKKGFATYRIAVGKRHKVGPGSIVGAIANEGGLHRSDFGHITIKPDFSLVELPAKLSRETVKKLEKTRISGVLINLQQDRAPDKNRRGGPGKPRRDHKG, from the coding sequence ATGAGCGCCCCGCATGATGACACCGTGACCTTCGCCGACCTGCAGATTCACCCTTCGGTGCTGCAGGCCCTGTCCGAGGTCGGCTACGAGTCGCCGTCGGCGATCCAGGCGGCCACGATTCCGGCCCTGATGGAGGGCTCGGATGTGGTCGGGCTGGCCCAGACGGGAACGGGGAAGACCGCCGCGTTCGCGGTGCCCATCCTGTCCAAGATCGACACCGGCAGCAAGGCCACCCAGGCGCTGGTGCTGGCTCCGACGCGGGAACTGGCGCTGCAGGTGGCCGAGGCGTTCAGCCGCTACGGTGCCCACCTGCCGCAGATCAACGTGTTGCCGATCTACGGCGGATCGTCGTACGGGGTGCAGCTGGCCGGGCTGAAGCGCGGTGCGCAGGTCGTGGTCGGTACGCCGGGCCGGGTGATCGATCACCTCGAGCGCGGGACGTTGGATCTGTCTCACGTCGACTACCTGGTGCTCGACGAGGCCGACGAGATGTTGACGATGGGCTTCGCCGAAGAGGTCGAGCGGATCCTGGCCGAGACGCCGGAATACAAGCAGGTGGCGTTGTTCTCCGCGACGATGCCGCCGGCGATCCGCAAGCTCAGCGCCAAGTATCTGCACGATCCGACCGAGGTCAAGGTCGAGGCGAAAACCGCGACCGCCGAGAACATTTCGCAGCGCTACATCCAGGTCGAGGGGCGGCGCAAGATGGACGCGCTGACGCGGGTCCTGGAAGTCGAGCCGTTCGAGGCGATGATCGTATTCGTCCGCACCAAGCAGGCCACCGAGGAAGTCGCCGAAAAGCTACGCGCCCGAGGGTTTTCCGCGTCCGCGATCAACGGCGACATCCCGCAGGCGGTGCGGGAGCGGACCATCGCGGCCCTGAAAGAGGGCGGCGCCAAGGGCATCGACATCCTGGTCGCCACCGACGTCGCCGCCCGCGGCCTGGACGTCGAGCGCATCTCGCACGTGCTGAACTACGACATCCCGCACGACACCGAGTCCTATGTGCACCGGATCGGGCGGACCGGCCGGGCGGGCCGGTCGGGTTCGGCGCTGCTGTTCGTCTCGCCGCGAGAACGCCACCTGCTCAAGGCAATCGAGAAGGCGACCCGCCAGAAGCTGACCGAGGCCCAACTGCCCAGCGTCGACGACGTCAACGCCCAGCGGGTTGCCAAATTCGCCGACTCGATCACCGACAGCCTGGGTTCACCGGGTCTGGACCTGTTCCGCCGCCTGGTCGCGGATTACGAACGCGATCACGACGTTCCGATGGCCGACATCGCGGCGGCGCTGGCATTGCAATCGCGGGACGGCGAGGCTTTTCTGCTGGCACCCGAACCGCCGCCCGAGCGCCGGACCCGGGAGTATCAGGACCGGCCGGCCAGGGGTCCGCGCGGCGCCGGCGAGGGCCCGAAGAAGGGATTCGCCACCTATCGCATCGCGGTCGGCAAGCGGCACAAGGTCGGCCCGGGGTCCATTGTCGGCGCGATCGCCAACGAGGGTGGTTTGCACAGAAGCGATTTCGGCCACATCACCATCAAACCGGACTTCTCCCTGGTCGAGTTGCCGGCAAAATTGTCCCGCGAGACCGTGAAAAAGCTTGAGAAGACCCGTATTTCCGGCGTTCTGATCAATCTCCAGCAGGATCGCGCTCCGGACAAGAACCGGCGCGGCGGCCCTGGCAAGCCGCGCCGGGACCATAAAGGATGA